In a single window of the Osmerus eperlanus chromosome 2, fOsmEpe2.1, whole genome shotgun sequence genome:
- the gjc1 gene encoding gap junction gamma-1 protein, whose amino-acid sequence MSWSFLTRLLEEIHNHSTFVGKLWLTVLIVFRIVLTAVGGESIYYDEQSKFVCNSGQPGCENVCYDAFAPLSHVRFWVFQIILVAMPSLMYMGYAVNKIARLEEAKGGVPSAPAVRASGGGGYTHRRPRKICFGARQHRGIEEDQEDQEDDPMIYEVPEIEPPKRPRDPLVPTPKPKVRHDGRQRIRDEGLMRIYVLQLVTRTALEAGFLAGQYLLYGFRVAPVYVCSGMPCPHSVDCFVSRPTEKTIFLRIMYGVTVLCLGLNVWEMLHLGIGSICDILRRRRCPPPEDEYQLGLLGANGGVEGPGGVPGPEVGAGEGLVGDGGADYVGYPFSWNTPSAPPGYNIVVKPEQIPYTDLSNAKMACKQNRANIAQEEQQQFGSNEDNFPTGGEARVALNKDMIQQAHEQLEAAIQAYSQQHRAEVQLDDNQDDKPQSNIIQAQPQPQSQPQPQPHKERKHRFKHGKGGGSGGGSSSNSSSSKSGEGKPSVWI is encoded by the coding sequence ATGAGCTGGAGCTTCCTCACGCGGCTGCTGGAGGAGATCCACAACCACTCCACCTTCGTGGGGAAGCTGTGGCTCACCGTGCTCATCGTCTTCCGCATCGTCCTCACCGCCGTCGGGGGAGAGTCCATCTACTACGACGAGCAGAGCAAGTTCGTCTGCAACTCGGGCCAGCCGGGCTGCGAGAACGTGTGCTACGACGCCTTCGCCCCGCTGTCCCACGTCCGCTTCTGGGTGTTCCAGATCATCCTGGTGGCCATGCCCTCCCTCATGTACATGGGCTACGCCGTCAACAAGATCGCTCGCCTGGAGGAGGCCAAGGGAGGCGTCCCCAGCGCCCCCGCGGTCAGAGCGTCCGGAGGTGGCGGGTACACGCACAGGAGGCCCCGGAAGATTTGCTTCGGGGCTCGGCAGCACCGAGGCAtcgaggaggaccaggaggaccaggaggatgACCCCATGATCTACGAGGTCCCCGAGATCGAGCCCCCCAAACGCCCCCGCGACCCGCTCGTCCCCACGCCCAAGCCCAAAGTCCGCCACGACGGACGCCAGCGTATCCGCGACGAGGGCCTGATGCGGATCTACGTGCTGCAGCTGGTGACGCGCACGGCCCTGGAGGCGGGCTTCCTGGCCGGGCAGTACCTGCTGTACGGGTTCCGCGTGGCGCCCGTCTACGTGTGCTCGGGGATGCCCTGCCCGCACAGCGTGGACTGCTTCGTGTCGCGGCCCACGGAGAAGACCATCTTCCTGCGCATCATGTACGGCGTcaccgtgctctgcctcgggcTCAACGTGTGGGAGATGCTCCACCTGGGGATCGGCTCCATCTGCGACATCCTCCGCCGTCGCCGCTGCCCGCCCCCCGAGGACGAGTATCAACTGGGGCTGCTGGGAGCCAACGGGGGCGTGGAGGGGCCCGGGGGCGTGCCCGGGCCCGAGGTGGGCGCTGGGGAAGGCTTGGTGGGGGACGGGGGTGCCGATTACGTGGGCTACCCGTTCTCGTGGAACACCCCATCCGCCCCGCCAGGCTATAACATCGTGGTGAAGCCGGAACAGATCCCCTATACGGACCTCAGCAACGCTAAGATGGCCTGCAAGCAGAACCGAGCCAACATCgcccaggaggagcagcagcagttTGGAAGCAACGAGGACAATTTCCCCACGGGCGGCGAGGCTCGCGTGGCCCTCAACAAAGACATGATCCAGCAGGCCCACGAGCAGCTGGAGGCTGCCATCCAGGCCTACAGTCAACAGCACCGGGCCGAGGTTCAGCTGGACGACAATCAGGACGACAAGCCCCAGAGCAACATcatccaggcccagccccagccccagtctcaGCCTCAACCGCAGCCTCACAAGGAGCGTAAGCACCGCTTCAAGCACGGGAAGGGAGGGGGCAGCGGTGGAGGCAGcagtagcaacagcagcagcagcaagtcAGGGGAGGGCAAGCCCTCTGTGTGGATATGA